Proteins from one Gilliamella sp. ESL0443 genomic window:
- a CDS encoding MacB family efflux pump subunit produces the protein MTNNPLIKLENIVREFPAGDSTIQVLKNINLTINAGEMVAIIGASGSGKSTLMNILGCLDKPSSGVYTIGGRTTNKLSPDELAELRREHFGFIFQRYHLLSALTAQGNVEIPAIYAGITNEQRKKRAIEILTRLGLEDKISNKPSQLSGGQQQRVSIARALINGGQVILADEPTGALDRKSGLEVMAILRELHKQGHTVIIVTHDSNIAQSAERIIEISDGNIISDSINPNYQVEEKKDNRQVKQIETTKTQDNFQAKYNRFRDAFNMAILSMRSQRLRTFLTMLGIIIGIASVVSMVALGEGTKQKILSNINSLGTSTLEIYPGSGFGDRNADKITTLRSSDADFLAKQNFVHSTTPNLATSVYFRVKNLAMTGTVNGVGEQFFAVRGYNITQGIAFDQASVASSAQDAVIDENTVKQLFKNENPIGKILMVGQLPVRIIGVAAKQQQGFGNNESLNIWLPYTTVINRMVGQTSLRSITVRINDNVDLSVAEQAINKIMIQRHGVKDFFIFNSDSIRETVNSSAWLLTLLISAIAFISLLVGGIGVMNIMLVSVTERTREIGVRMAVGARSSDILQQFLIEAVLVCLIGGTLGILLSFMVGGIFNYFVTIFAMRFSIISIIAAFSCSSIIGIIFGYFPAKRAAKLDPIYALERE, from the coding sequence ATGACAAATAATCCACTTATCAAACTTGAGAATATTGTTCGTGAATTTCCAGCCGGTGATTCAACCATACAAGTGCTTAAAAATATCAATTTAACGATCAATGCCGGTGAAATGGTTGCCATTATTGGTGCGTCTGGCTCAGGCAAATCGACGTTAATGAATATTTTAGGTTGTTTAGATAAACCAAGCTCGGGGGTCTATACCATTGGAGGTCGTACCACCAATAAATTATCACCCGATGAATTAGCTGAATTACGTCGTGAACATTTTGGATTTATCTTTCAACGCTATCATTTATTAAGCGCCTTAACTGCACAAGGTAACGTTGAAATTCCCGCCATTTATGCAGGAATCACTAATGAACAACGAAAAAAACGAGCTATTGAAATATTAACGCGTTTAGGGCTTGAAGATAAAATTAGTAATAAACCCAGTCAATTATCAGGAGGTCAACAACAGCGTGTCAGTATTGCTCGAGCCTTAATAAATGGCGGACAAGTTATTTTAGCAGATGAACCAACAGGCGCACTTGACCGTAAAAGCGGATTAGAAGTTATGGCTATCTTGCGAGAACTTCATAAACAAGGGCATACGGTGATTATTGTAACGCATGATAGCAATATTGCCCAAAGTGCAGAGCGAATTATTGAAATCAGTGACGGAAATATTATCTCAGATTCAATCAATCCTAATTATCAGGTAGAAGAAAAAAAAGATAATCGCCAAGTTAAACAGATCGAAACTACTAAAACCCAAGACAACTTTCAAGCTAAATACAATCGTTTTCGAGACGCCTTTAATATGGCGATATTGTCGATGCGTTCTCAACGATTACGCACTTTTCTAACCATGCTTGGTATCATCATTGGCATAGCCTCTGTCGTTTCTATGGTTGCATTAGGAGAAGGCACAAAACAAAAAATACTCTCGAATATAAACTCATTAGGAACAAGCACGCTAGAGATTTATCCCGGTAGCGGATTTGGGGATCGTAATGCAGATAAAATTACCACCCTTCGCTCATCCGATGCTGACTTTTTAGCGAAACAGAATTTTGTTCATAGCACGACCCCAAATCTGGCAACATCAGTCTATTTTCGAGTCAAAAATTTGGCGATGACTGGTACAGTAAATGGTGTGGGAGAGCAATTTTTTGCCGTTCGTGGTTATAACATCACCCAAGGTATTGCTTTTGACCAAGCTAGTGTTGCATCATCAGCACAAGATGCCGTTATCGATGAAAATACCGTTAAACAGTTATTTAAGAATGAAAATCCAATTGGAAAAATTCTTATGGTGGGTCAATTACCGGTAAGAATAATCGGTGTTGCCGCCAAACAACAACAGGGATTTGGTAATAATGAGAGTCTTAATATCTGGTTACCTTATACCACTGTCATTAATCGCATGGTTGGACAAACATCGTTAAGAAGTATTACGGTTCGGATTAATGATAATGTTGATTTATCAGTTGCTGAACAAGCGATTAATAAAATCATGATACAACGGCATGGTGTTAAAGACTTTTTTATCTTTAATTCAGATAGCATCCGTGAAACGGTTAATTCTTCGGCTTGGCTATTAACATTATTAATCTCAGCCATTGCATTTATCTCACTGTTAGTGGGTGGGATTGGTGTTATGAATATCATGCTAGTATCCGTCACAGAAAGAACCCGAGAAATTGGCGTACGCATGGCAGTGGGTGCACGTTCAAGTGATATACTGCAACAGTTTTTAATCGAAGCAGTATTAGTGTGTCTAATCGGCGGAACATTAGGTATTTTATTATCATTTATGGTCGGTGGAATTTTTAATTATTTTGTCACAATATTTGCAATGCGTTTTTCAATCATTTCAATTATTGCTGCCTTTAGCTGTTCAAGTATAATTGGCATAATTTTTGGGTATTTTCCAGCAAAACGAGCCGCAAAACTTGATCCAATTTATGCATTAGAAAGAGAATAA
- a CDS encoding DsbA family protein, with amino-acid sequence MKKTLIAIGVLLTSITCFAQEAPADNKNDTQPATANVAEQLKPIEQGEQYGVLPFEPSPDKEVVEFFSFNCPSCFKFESEYHATDAIAKALPNGTKFKRYHLENFGPLAKELAEAWAVANVLGIEDKVSDALYKAVQTERKLKTADDIKAVFADLGVDAELFDKTKQSFLVKAFMTQQTEAYNQLTPESIPTVVVNRKFFVNSRGLNTKNTTDYVKDYARVTAYLVDLDPHVKVENDKKTESEEQNN; translated from the coding sequence ATGAAAAAAACGCTTATTGCTATTGGAGTATTATTAACTTCTATAACCTGTTTTGCGCAAGAAGCGCCGGCAGATAATAAAAATGATACTCAACCCGCTACAGCAAATGTTGCTGAGCAGCTAAAACCGATTGAACAAGGTGAACAATATGGAGTTTTACCATTTGAACCCTCTCCAGATAAAGAGGTTGTAGAGTTTTTCTCATTCAACTGTCCTAGCTGTTTTAAATTTGAAAGCGAATATCATGCAACAGACGCGATTGCTAAAGCTTTACCAAATGGTACTAAATTTAAACGTTACCATTTAGAAAATTTTGGTCCATTAGCTAAAGAGCTAGCTGAAGCATGGGCGGTGGCTAATGTATTAGGTATTGAAGATAAAGTGTCAGATGCTCTTTATAAAGCAGTGCAAACCGAGCGTAAATTAAAAACTGCTGATGATATTAAAGCTGTCTTTGCTGACTTAGGTGTTGATGCTGAACTGTTTGATAAAACCAAACAAAGTTTTTTAGTTAAAGCGTTTATGACACAACAAACTGAGGCCTATAATCAATTAACACCGGAGTCAATTCCAACTGTTGTGGTTAATCGTAAGTTTTTTGTGAACTCGCGTGGTCTTAATACTAAAAATACCACTGATTATGTCAAAGATTATGCGAGAGTTACTGCCTACTTAGTGGATTTAGATCCGCATGTTAAGGTAGAAAACGATAAAAAAACTGAAAGTGAAGAACAAAATAATTAA
- a CDS encoding YihD family protein, with protein MKCHRIDELIGLLQPAWENDSDLNLLQLLDKLGKEAGFDGNLKDLSDEVLIYHLKMRNSDKNEAIPGLKKDYEDDFKSAILKARGIIKE; from the coding sequence ATGAAATGTCATCGTATTGATGAGTTAATTGGGTTATTACAACCAGCTTGGGAAAATGATTCAGATCTCAATTTATTACAGCTTTTAGATAAATTGGGTAAAGAAGCTGGTTTTGATGGTAATTTAAAAGATCTTAGTGATGAAGTTTTAATTTATCATTTAAAAATGCGTAATTCAGATAAAAACGAAGCTATACCTGGATTAAAAAAAGATTATGAAGATGATTTTAAATCAGCAATATTAAAAGCTCGCGGAATTATTAAAGAATAA
- the mobA gene encoding molybdenum cofactor guanylyltransferase MobA, giving the protein MEKLPITAIILAGGQSNRMNGVDKGLMLLAGKPLFQHVIDRIKPQVDFIMINCNQHADQYGSLNYPIFGDDLKGFLGPLAGIYSGLLRSNTDWNLFVSCDTPFLPDDLLARLAKFSATHQAIFPFDGKDNHPTILLINKSVIAQLKKYLENGDRKLMLFLKKIHATAVNFSDTPTSFININTVDMLESANLAIEANK; this is encoded by the coding sequence ATGGAAAAACTGCCTATTACTGCTATTATTTTAGCTGGTGGTCAGAGTAACCGCATGAATGGTGTGGATAAAGGCTTGATGTTATTAGCTGGGAAACCACTTTTTCAACATGTAATTGATCGCATCAAACCTCAAGTCGATTTTATAATGATTAATTGTAATCAGCATGCTGATCAGTATGGCTCGCTAAACTACCCTATTTTTGGTGATGATTTAAAAGGATTTTTAGGGCCGCTTGCCGGAATCTATAGTGGCTTATTACGAAGCAATACAGATTGGAACTTATTTGTTAGTTGTGATACCCCTTTTTTACCAGATGATTTGCTCGCTCGATTAGCAAAATTTTCAGCTACTCATCAAGCTATTTTTCCTTTTGATGGTAAGGATAATCATCCAACCATTTTATTAATCAATAAATCTGTCATTGCTCAACTAAAAAAATATTTAGAAAACGGTGATCGCAAACTGATGCTGTTTTTAAAGAAGATTCATGCAACTGCTGTTAATTTTAGCGATACGCCTACTAGTTTTATCAATATTAATACAGTTGATATGCTAGAAAGTGCCAATTTGGCAATTGAGGCGAATAAATAA
- a CDS encoding low specificity L-threonine aldolase, with translation MYDFLNDYNQTVHPKLLEEFININNKKLIGYGLDDCCNDAIDQIRKRLKSPNADIHFIAGGTITNLTTISHILKPYQAVIAAETGHINVHETGAIEATGHKVVTVKTEDGKLTPESIKPVLDYHCDEHMVQPKLIYISNTTELGTLYTKQELKKLYQFCQKNHLYLYLDGARLAMALGAKDNDITFPDLAKYTDVFYIGGTKVGGFAGEALVFNNHNINRDFRFNMKQKGAILAKSWIIAVQFKALMQNNLYLSLGKHSNMMAEKLTNLFENEGFTFAAKPQTNQLFVNLPNQLAKKITSRYAVDNLGQSDPNHICLRFCTSWSTQEVEIESFAQELKKLLKK, from the coding sequence ATGTACGATTTTTTAAATGATTATAATCAAACAGTACACCCTAAATTGTTAGAAGAATTTATCAATATCAATAATAAAAAGTTGATTGGATATGGCTTAGATGATTGTTGTAATGATGCAATCGATCAGATTAGGAAAAGATTAAAATCCCCGAATGCAGACATACATTTTATAGCTGGTGGGACAATTACCAATTTAACAACCATTTCACATATACTAAAACCATATCAGGCTGTGATTGCAGCGGAAACCGGACACATCAATGTGCATGAAACGGGTGCAATTGAAGCCACAGGGCATAAGGTTGTAACGGTGAAAACTGAAGATGGAAAATTAACACCAGAATCCATAAAACCTGTTTTAGATTATCATTGTGACGAGCACATGGTCCAACCAAAGCTCATATACATTTCCAACACTACCGAATTAGGTACCCTATATACCAAACAAGAGCTAAAAAAACTGTATCAATTTTGTCAAAAAAATCATTTATATCTTTATTTAGATGGTGCGCGTTTAGCTATGGCATTAGGCGCTAAAGATAATGACATTACTTTCCCTGATTTAGCCAAGTATACCGATGTATTTTATATTGGTGGCACTAAAGTTGGTGGTTTTGCTGGTGAAGCGTTGGTATTTAACAATCATAATATTAATCGCGACTTCCGTTTTAATATGAAACAAAAAGGAGCAATATTAGCTAAAAGTTGGATTATAGCTGTACAATTTAAAGCGTTAATGCAAAATAACCTTTATCTTTCATTAGGCAAACATAGCAATATGATGGCTGAAAAACTTACAAACTTATTTGAAAATGAGGGATTCACCTTTGCAGCCAAACCACAAACCAACCAGCTGTTTGTCAATTTACCGAATCAATTAGCCAAAAAAATTACTTCACGTTATGCTGTGGATAATTTAGGGCAAAGTGATCCAAACCATATTTGTTTACGTTTTTGCACTTCGTGGTCAACACAAGAAGTTGAAATAGAAAGCTTTGCTCAAGAATTAAAAAAATTGCTTAAAAAATGA
- the mobB gene encoding molybdopterin-guanine dinucleotide biosynthesis protein B, whose product MNNKKIIGITGYSGCGKTTLLKKIIQLMVLQNIKVGSLKHAHHDIELDIPGKDSYELRKSGALQTIVACDKRYALIEETPDTPADLKTLINRFTDVDVILIEGFKDEQIPKIMCHLKQCQKPLFIDDFTIAVASDEPLITSLPVLDINQPEQIVNFINNYLFCR is encoded by the coding sequence ATGAATAATAAAAAAATTATTGGTATTACTGGATATAGTGGATGTGGTAAAACCACTTTGCTAAAAAAGATTATTCAGTTAATGGTTTTGCAAAATATTAAAGTAGGTTCATTAAAACATGCCCATCATGATATTGAGTTAGATATCCCTGGTAAAGATAGTTATGAGCTACGCAAATCGGGGGCATTACAAACTATTGTTGCCTGCGATAAACGTTACGCATTGATTGAAGAAACACCAGATACCCCAGCAGATCTAAAAACGCTTATTAATCGGTTTACCGATGTTGATGTGATATTAATTGAGGGATTTAAAGATGAACAAATTCCTAAAATTATGTGTCATCTAAAACAATGTCAAAAACCATTATTTATTGATGATTTTACCATTGCTGTTGCTAGCGATGAGCCGTTAATAACATCTTTACCTGTATTAGATATTAATCAACCAGAGCAAATTGTGAATTTTATAAATAATTATTTATTTTGCCGTTAA
- the mtgA gene encoding monofunctional biosynthetic peptidoglycan transglycosylase translates to MKFRLRKTISIAKKVLIGLMLFSVFLILLMRWVNPWGSMLMVERKIANWNINQQRIWKDWDQISDNIKIAVIAAEDQQFANHWGFDFKAINRALNYNKNNRKIRGASTITQQVAKNIFLWSSRNWIRKGVESWFTVWIELIWSKQRTLEIYLNSVEWGEGIFGIEAASRHYFGVSAKQLTKEQASLLAAILPNPRKWSPVNPNILTQKKAKWILGQMENLDTKKYLKKLN, encoded by the coding sequence ATGAAATTTCGACTAAGAAAAACTATAAGCATTGCCAAGAAAGTCCTAATTGGATTAATGCTTTTCTCTGTTTTTCTTATTCTGCTTATGCGTTGGGTTAATCCTTGGGGTTCCATGCTGATGGTCGAAAGAAAGATCGCTAACTGGAATATTAATCAACAACGAATTTGGAAAGATTGGGATCAAATTTCAGATAATATTAAGATTGCCGTTATAGCTGCTGAAGATCAGCAATTTGCCAATCATTGGGGATTTGATTTTAAGGCAATAAACCGTGCGCTAAATTATAATAAAAATAATAGAAAAATCCGTGGCGCCAGTACCATCACTCAGCAAGTTGCGAAAAATATTTTTTTATGGTCATCGCGAAATTGGATCCGCAAAGGTGTTGAATCATGGTTCACAGTTTGGATTGAGCTTATTTGGTCAAAGCAACGGACACTTGAGATTTATTTAAATAGCGTTGAATGGGGGGAAGGGATTTTTGGTATTGAGGCCGCCTCACGCCACTACTTTGGTGTCAGTGCAAAGCAATTAACCAAAGAGCAAGCTAGTTTACTGGCTGCAATTTTACCTAATCCTAGAAAATGGAGTCCAGTTAATCCTAATATCCTTACACAAAAAAAAGCAAAATGGATCCTAGGCCAAATGGAAAATTTAGATACGAAAAAATATTTGAAGAAACTTAATTAA
- the cobB gene encoding Sir2 family NAD+-dependent deacetylase encodes MLQKPKFVILTGAGISAESGLSTFRAQNGLWEGYDVNDVATYEGYSRDPIAVHSFYNMLRKKLQSPEVKPNLAHFALAELEHKLGSENVLIVTQNVDNLHERAGSKNIIHMHGELLKVRNEQTGQIIDCHQDVDYVKNKLIRPHIVWFGEIPLEMNKIYHALSQADYFISIGTSGNVYPAAGFVEVANQSWAKTVELNLEPSLGESLFQTKIYGPASKIVPEFVETLSVN; translated from the coding sequence ATGCTGCAAAAACCTAAATTTGTTATCTTAACTGGTGCGGGTATTTCTGCGGAATCTGGACTATCGACATTCCGTGCACAAAATGGATTGTGGGAAGGGTATGATGTTAATGATGTTGCAACCTATGAAGGTTATAGTCGCGATCCCATTGCGGTCCATTCTTTCTATAATATGCTACGAAAAAAATTACAAAGCCCTGAGGTAAAACCAAACTTAGCGCATTTTGCTTTAGCTGAGCTTGAACATAAGCTCGGCAGTGAAAATGTATTAATTGTGACACAAAATGTTGATAATCTTCATGAGCGGGCGGGTTCTAAAAATATTATTCACATGCATGGCGAATTATTGAAAGTTCGTAATGAGCAAACCGGGCAAATTATTGATTGTCATCAAGATGTGGATTATGTAAAAAATAAGCTTATTCGTCCTCACATAGTATGGTTTGGTGAAATCCCATTAGAGATGAATAAAATTTACCATGCGCTTTCACAAGCTGACTATTTTATTTCGATTGGTACATCGGGCAATGTTTACCCGGCAGCGGGTTTTGTAGAGGTTGCTAATCAATCGTGGGCAAAAACTGTTGAGCTCAATTTAGAGCCGAGTTTGGGGGAAAGTTTATTTCAAACCAAAATTTACGGCCCAGCAAGTAAAATTGTGCCTGAATTTGTAGAAACATTAAGCGTTAATTAA